The following are encoded together in the Lathyrus oleraceus cultivar Zhongwan6 chromosome 3, CAAS_Psat_ZW6_1.0, whole genome shotgun sequence genome:
- the LOC127127830 gene encoding EPIDERMAL PATTERNING FACTOR-like protein 9 isoform X2: MNIDNTLDIGIETKGWISQSSQPQRESSLKGSKNEAWKTRNSRRLMIGSTAPTCTYNECRGCRYKCRAEQVPVEGNDPINSPYHYRCVCHR; this comes from the exons ATGAACATAGATAATACTCTTGATATAG GAATTGAAACAAAAGGGTGGATATCTCAATCCTCACAACCTCAAAGAGAGTCAAGTTTAAAG GGTAGCAAGAATGAAGCATGGAAAACAAGAAATTCTAGGAGATTGATGATTGGGTCCACAGCACCAACTTGTACTTACAATGAATGTAGAGGATGCAGATATAAATGCAGAGCTGAGCAAGTTCCTGTTGAAGGAAATGACCCAATTAATAGCCCTTATCACTACAGATGTGTTTGTCATAGATGA
- the LOC127127830 gene encoding EPIDERMAL PATTERNING FACTOR-like protein 9 isoform X1: protein MSYTKLPKLLFILFSLILAAKVIQGIETKGWISQSSQPQRESSLKGSKNEAWKTRNSRRLMIGSTAPTCTYNECRGCRYKCRAEQVPVEGNDPINSPYHYRCVCHR from the exons ATGAGTTACACCAAACTCCCAAAACTACTCTTCATTCTCTTCTCCTTAATTCTTGCAGCTAAAGTTATACAAG GAATTGAAACAAAAGGGTGGATATCTCAATCCTCACAACCTCAAAGAGAGTCAAGTTTAAAG GGTAGCAAGAATGAAGCATGGAAAACAAGAAATTCTAGGAGATTGATGATTGGGTCCACAGCACCAACTTGTACTTACAATGAATGTAGAGGATGCAGATATAAATGCAGAGCTGAGCAAGTTCCTGTTGAAGGAAATGACCCAATTAATAGCCCTTATCACTACAGATGTGTTTGTCATAGATGA